In the genome of Saccharomyces paradoxus chromosome VI, complete sequence, the window ACCGCACATAAGGCTATTTGAAACCACCTCCGGTCTTTAGTTAGGTTATCATacagtatttttttttatttaactATTTATCTACACATACATATACAGACGtattttttgatcaatgTTCTTGTCGTACAAATTCTTCCTCTAATTGTTCCTTTAGTTCACGGTTCTTGAATAAAGTGTCCGCTGCGTTCATTCGCTGTAAAAAGGTATCctgaatattattttttgtacCCTGGAAATCGGTCTTTAATTTAGTAATCCATTCCAGTATCGAAGTCATATCCAGATCATGTTTAACCAGGTGGTTCCTCTCGGaaataacttttttctttaatttcatGAAACGGAGCCAATTGAAATGATTTTCTTCGATATATTCAGGATCGTACTGGTCTTTCAAATGTAGGCTTCTTATATCCATGTATGCCATTCTCTGCGACCATTGACTTACCATTATGTCCCCCCACTCTTCGTAAACTTCGACGTTTTCAAGACGAATCGATTCCGCTAGTTTAGCCATTTcagtaagaaaagaatccAATGAACGGAACAGcgatttttcaaaatctaacAAATGTAATTTGTAATTCTTCAGTATCGATGTAATCGATGATTTGGTAACGTAAGTTTCCAATTCAACTTGACCtgtttcatcaaaataCTTTATCTTATTTTGTGTAGGATCAAATTTAGAGGTGCAATTGATATCTTTGATCTTTAAATCCAGAAATCTTAATTGCTCACAAACAGTCTTGTTTAGATCATCAAGCTTGCTAGTGATTTCCATAGATTTATTTCGCATCTCCGTCTCGAACACACATTGTATCTCAGAATCCAAAAGTGTTGCCGCCTTGTGTATTTTTGAATCGATAGCCTTAATCCATGCTTCATATTCCATTTTTAGTGATTGCGGTTCGTATGTTTCCAACTCTATATGGCTATTGGAACCAATGATAATCTTTGACAAATCCTGCAAAATGGCAGCAGTGACGATTTGTGAGTTCTCGTGGTCATCCTGTTCTTCCTCGAACTCGTACTCATTACTCCCGTCCTCGATCTCAGCATCAGCatcatcctcatcttcatcctcatcctcATCCTCAAAATCCTCTGTTTCCGAGTCTGTCTCAAAAATGGCTTTAGTCTGCGTACCGTCGACACTAAAAGAACCATATCTCATCCAATTCGTAGAAGAATTAAACGGATTTTCTAGAACATTTTTCACATTATCCGTGTATGGCTTCAAATAGTACCAGGCAATCCTCAGATGATTCAACAAGGGTCCCAGCTTGGAGTGTACGGAACAACAGAGTTCCTTTAGCCttaaaaaagagaaaacattGTACCAAAAGCGGTAAAGATGAGCCACGATTCTCCTCAAAGGTGAGTTGGGGTACTTTTCAACCAGCGGCCTTATTGACTGCGAGTACTTTTCAACCAAATAATCAGCAACGGCTGAACCTTCAAGCAGTTTGGAATGGAACAGCGAGTCCACTGAAAACTCAGTATGCTGGCAAATGGGCTGTAAATCTGTGGCAAAGTTTCCTAGACCGTTTTGCTGACAGACCAGGTACCTTGCAATGAACAGGCAAGCCAGCAAAGCAGTCATTACTTTGAAAACGGCCTTCATGATTTTAGTTAAGAACTAACCAccttttcctctttctCTTTGCAAAAGGATAATTCAATCAGTAGCAGAAACAGAGCAGTAATGACACCAGAAACAAACCAATCTCCTAATAATCAAAAAGTAAGCCTTGGTGCGATGTAAGTCTCATCTCAAGCACCATTATGTAATTCCTGTTAAAGTGATACCTGTATTGTGGCTTAAAAGAGCCGAAATGACAACAAAATTATTAGGGTTATTTCAGGTTATAGCGAGGGCAACaatttataaataaaagggCTGGTCCAGGGCTGGTAATAATAAAGTTGGGCTAAATAGGGCTATCCCTTCCTctagagaaaaagaaaaaaaataactttGAGTGGCCAATTAGAACCAAAACCAACAGTATCGTGGTATCATCCGGTCCAAAACGACTAGAAGAAAGGCATTATTCGACCATTGGACTCAGTATTTTCCTCCAAGCAGCGGTTAAGAGACTGAGAGATTAAAGCTAGATAGTGGGTTTGAGTGACTATcccctttttttcttcctctttttttattattttcattttatttcattttgattttaCTTCAACACGATTAAAACACAAGCGTTACTTCCCTAGACAATAATCTCTGCCATCCCATTctattgattttttggaGCAGCAGTTTCttacgaagaaaaaaggaaagacGAAAACAACAAGCCAGCTTAAAGATGTCATTCTGGCCATTTGGACAGAATCTCAATCACTCTAATATCAATAAGATCCTAGATGAGTATTTTCATGTTCTACATGAACTGGAAAGGATCAACCCAAGCGTTGGTAAGGCCATTCCTGCGATTTTTAACAACGTGCAGCAGCGGGGTACGAATGACTCCCTGGATTCTATTCCGGAGGAGTATAGCCATGGCGATGAAGTGAAAGCAGGAGGTGGAGATCAGAAAAGTCGGTTTGAGAAGGATGATCAGCAAGAACGGTATGAGaaggaggaagaggaaCGTAGCATGAATTCCAGCGAGTCTTCCACtacatcattttcttctgggTCAACTTCTAAAACGGATTTGGATGAGGAGGACATTAGCAATGCTACCGCTCCCATGATGGTCACCACGAAGAACCTGGACAACTCTTTCATCGAAAGGATGCTTGTAGAGACGGAGCTACTGAATGAATTATCTAGACAAAACAAGACCTTACTTGATTTCATTTGCTTTgggtttttctttgataagAAAACGAATAAGAAAGTAAATAATATGGAATATCTGGTCGACCAACTGATGGAATGTATCTCGAAGATCAAAACCGCCACTACAGTAGACCTGAACAACCTAATAGATTACCAGGAACAGCAACAGCTTGATGATAGTTCGCAAGAGGACATTTATGTGGAATCTGATACGgaacaagaagaggagAGAGAGGATGATAATATCAGCAACAAGAAGAGACGAAAACGCGGGAGCCCTTCGTTTAGTAACAATGACAACGATGACAACAACAACGACGATGCGAACGACGACGACGAATCCGCTTATTTGACGAAGGCCACTATAATATCTgaaatcttttctttagatATATGGTTGGTCAGTGAATCATTGGTGAAAAACCAATCATACTTAAACAAGATTTGGTCCATCATCAATCAGTCAAATTTCAATTCTGAAAACTCACCCCTGGTACCGATATTCTTAAAGATTAACCAAAATCTGTTGTTGACTAGGCAAGACCAATATTTAAATTTCATTCGAACGGAGAGGAGCTTTGTGGATGATATGTTAAAACATGTTGATATTTCCCTATTgatggatttttttctgaaaataatatctaCAGATAAGATCGAATCTCCCACGGGAATAATCGAATTAGTGTATGACCAAAACTTGATCAGCAAATGCTTAAGCTTTTTAAATAACAGAGAGTCACCAGCAGACATCCAAGCCTGTGTGGGTGATTTCTTGAAGGCTCTGATTGCCATATCTGCTAATGCCCCTCTAGATGATATTTCCATTGGTCCAAACTCCTTGACCAGACAGCTAGCATCTCCCGAATCCATCGAGAAACTAGTCGACATCATGATTAACCAAAGGGGTGCTGCATTAAATACCACAGTCTCGATCGTCATTGAACtgataagaaaaaacaattcGGACTACGACCAAGTCAATCTTTTAACCACTACTATAAAGACGCATCCGCCTTCAAATAGAGATCCAATATATTTAGGCTATTTACTCCggaaattttcaaatcatttgtcggatttttttcaaataattttagacattgaaaatgatCCCAACATCCCATTACATGAAAACCAGTTGCACGAAAAGTTTAAACCTCTAGGATTTGAAAGGTTCAAAGTAGTGGAATTAATCGCTGAGTTACTGCATTGCTCTAATATGGGATTAATGAATTCCAAAAGGGCTGAAAGAATAGCCAGACGGAGAGATAAAGTAAGGAGTCAATTATCTCATCATTTACAAGATGCATTAAACGATTTGAGTatcgaagaaaaggaacaaCTTAAAACGAAGCACTCTCCAACACGTAACATTAATGACGACCTAACAAATAAAAGcagtaaaaataataatgacaataacgataatgatgatgaaagtGATTATGGCGATGAAATAGACGAGAGCTTTGAAATTCCATATATAAATATGAAGCAAAACACAAAACTAAGGACTGACCCCACTGTAGGGGATTTGTTCAAGATCAAACTGTATGATACGCGAATTGTTTCCAAAATAATGGAACTATTTCTAACACATCCTTGGAACAATTTTTGGCATAATGTTATATTCGATATAATCCAGCAAATCTTCAATGGCAGGATGGATTTTTCCTATAATTCCTTCCTTGTTTTGTCTCTATTCAACTTAAAGAGTTCGTATCAGTTTATGACCGATATCATTATACCTGATGAAACAGGAACCGATGTTTCCAGATTTACTCCCGTTCCTATAGAcccaaattttgatttcaaaataacTGCAGACTTTATATTAAAGGGTTACCAGGATTCGTACAAATTTTATGAGCtgaggaaaatgaatttgGGATATATGGGTCATATTGTCTTAATTGCAGAAGAAGTGgtcaaattttccaaattatACAAAGTGGAACTAATATCTCCTGATATTCAAGTGATTTTACAAACAGAAGAATGGCAATACTACTCTGAAGAAGTGTTAAACGAAACGAGAATGATGTACTCAAAAATACTTGGCGGTGGAAGTTATATTGATGATGGAAATGGTAACATCATTCCACAGCTACCTGATAATAGTTCGGTACTAACTCCAAATGGTGATGcaaataatagtaatgaaATCTTTGATTCAGATACCGGGATTAGTAATGGTACAAATGGTGGCGGCCAATTGATCAACGTCGAGTCTTTAGAGGAACAATTGTCGTTATCTACAGAATCTGATTTACACAACAAGTTAAGAGAAATGTTAATCAATAGGGCTCAAGAAGACGTTGATAATAAGAACACGGAGAATGGGGTTTTCATACTGGGACCTCCGGAGGACAAGAACAATAATAGTAACattaacaataacaacCATAATACtactaataataataataacgataataatgataatgacaatGATAATGCTCGTAATTATAATGAAGATGCtgataatgataatgattATGATCATGAATGATACATTGTTTTgtacttttctttaatttttatatatatatatattaatttATATGTATAAGTACTATGTAGTTTTCTATTCATTCATTCATTCATCATGATGATATTACTTCTTCTTACGCCTCATTTGCGTGAATAGATCACTTTGCCGTTAGGTaattccattttcttttggccTTTCTTCGCAGGGTTCCTTTTTACCTTGTTCCTCTTTCTGGTTTGCTCCCCATCATACTTTTTACTATCccttattatttcttcttctggagTACTGCCAACAAATCTGCCCAACGTCCCGTTCCAAATCGAAGCAGGTATTTTCCAGAACAAAcaattctttattgaagGTTTGTTTAAGGTATCTGGTGAAATCAGAGTTTCATTTCCATCAGGCTCTACAACATAGACGTCGCTAAACCTTACAACCAAATTTTTACCCTCATCCTCTTCATGTTGTTTAAACGTTAGCTCTTTTACTCCTAGTCCATTAGTATCGTCCTGCTGTTTACATTGACTGATGAAGCTTTCAATTCTTGATCTTTGGGAACGATATTGTATAACAGAAATGATATATTGTCCAATATTAATGATTATCCAAATAAAAGCCAGTATAAACCACGTCTTAGGCTTTACTCTGGTAAAATAAAAGCCACCCTTATGGAAATCATAGTTTGGAAACCCATTCTGTAAATAATAATCATAAATCTTACGATTGGAACCATTGGAAAGAATTTGAGTAGCGAGGTTTAACCTTTCATATAATTTACGATATTTGGGGTTTTTATCCGGGTGGTACTTTTTGGATAGCTTTCTTAAGTTTTTGGTAATCTCCTTTGTACTAGATTTCTGCAGTTTAGGTAACTTCAAGAATTTGTAGAAGTTCATGTCTGGGCCATATTTCGTacttatttcattttgtaattggaaaatttctGTTTCAATAGTGGTAAAAGCATATGACAAAGATAACAATCCCAGAACAACCAACATTAGTTTCCAATAATTGTTCATTCTTCTAGTGATCTGTAGCCTTGATTATTTGACTGTTTTCCGTTCTTTTGCTACGTGTTAATTTGAATATCTCATTTTTTCGtgattatttattttaaatgTGGAAAAATTAACATGATTTACCTTCGAATGAGGAAATAAGGTAAACACAACGTGAACAAAAGCATTTGGTCAGTCACGTATATTTAAcgagaatttgaaaatggcAGGTATCAGATTCACACATAAGCTTTACCAGTATTATCAATTAGCTACAAGCTTCTTGTATGCAGCATTATTGATACGGTGGCTGATATTAATGCCATTGGTAGGGTCTCGGTTTTTACCGGGAGGCATCCAcgaatttttgatatatttgatGCTCTGTTCCAGCCTCGTGGAAGTTATTTGGTTACTCAGATTCCACGGGTTAAAAAATGGTTTGCTTTCAAGAACCTTCTTAAAGGACCTAGATTTCATATACTTGGTCAGAGTAATCCATTTTTACGATGATTATGAGCATGCATTGATCCTGAAGAACGCATCATATTCtagtttcattatttgtttGTCTTTATCACAAGCATATTGTCATTGGTGCAAACTTTTCAAACGGAAAGGTGTAAAGGAAAGAACACTCGTCTGGAAGGTTAATACATTTATTACGTTGCCCATTCTCTACCTGAGCGAATTCGCATTGCTGCTATTGAAtattcaaatcaaaaactATCACTCTACTCCAACTTTGGATGTAATCAATAGGGTGGTTTTATTAGCATACTTCCCTATACTATTAACAGCATACAAAAAACTATTAACAAAGTGAGTGATTTTATTGAtttactatatatatatatatactcaTAAAAATTTGGAGAGTTCATCGGCCATTTCATTCGCAAAAGCATCAGCTTCACTGCTATTCTTCATAGACTTATATTTTAGCCTTgcattttgtaaatttcCAATTATTTGTTCGAGGGGCATTTCTTTAGGCATTTCCTCCTTTATTGTAGTGACTGGTAGAAGCTCACAGTTTAACCAGTCGTGAGTATCTATAATTTCCTGGATCCGATCAAGCCCCAATTTTTCTCCATATTCGTTATGATTGATGGTGGGTTTTGACCTTGTCCAGTTTATAAATTCGATGATGTTCGTAAAAGCGTTGCTCCATATTTCATTCAGATCATCGATTTCCTCTTGCTCGACTTCTTCGTTCACATTGACTAATACGACAAACGTATTTCGATGAACTGCCGCCAAGAATTGCTGCAACAGTTCTTGAGGCTTTGTTAGTCGGATATCTGTTATTAAGATTATTCCTGCCATAACATTTCTGAGCGGTTCACATTCAGGCGTAATAAATTCTTCTATCCATACTGGTATCTCTTTGCAAGAGTCGATGTACAGGTCGAAATGGGTTTTATAGTATTTATTCTCCCAAGTTTGGTCCTTAACTATACTGACGCTGATGCTAGTGCAATGAAATAAGTCTTGCAAAAGTTGCGTTTTTAAAAGGTTGTGTGGGTGATCCGATAACaccaatattttattttgagGATATTGAAGGGTATTCATGGTATTTTTGCGTTTATATACTATCCCACTACTTCTTGCTTCACTCTATAGAGagttttctgttttttctctctttccAGAATTTGAATAGGAATGAGTAAACTTGAAATGGCATGTAATTTacacatacatacatatatatatatataaaataacTTAGTTTTCTGGCGATTCAGAGTAGTATTGCAAGTAAGCAGCCATGGTCTTCATACCACCaacaaaatttgaaatatccAACTTTTCATTGATGGAATGGGCGCCATCATCACCTCTACCCATTGGCAACAATAAGACACTGGTGTTCAAGGCGTCTTGGAAGGTCAAAGTGATTGGAATCGAACCGCCTTCTCTAGTAAAATCAGGATCCACACCATAGACCAATTTCGTGGCCTTTTTAGCAGCGGTAAATTGGGCGTTGAACGGATCAGAAACCCAATAAGCACCATCATGAATCAATTCTGTCCTGCACTTGTTTGGAGAGTTCAAAGACTTGAATTTGGCATCGCAATGCTTCTGAACCAAGGAGGTCAGTTTCTCAGAATCCATGTCAGGAACAGTTCTAATGGAAAACTTACCGAAGACCTTAGCTGGAATGACAGTCTTTGCACCTTGAGCGGAAAAGGCACCTTCCACACCATGAATGGACAATGAAGGATACCTCCATCTATGCATCAAGATGTCTTCCTTCTTGTCGTACAAACTTGTCTTGGAGCCGGTTGCAGCGTTCAACTCTTCAACGCTAAATTCGATGTCCTTGTATAAAGCCTTTTCCTTCTCGGTTAGAGGAGCAACCATCTCGTCGATACCGTCAATCAAGATTTTCCCCCTAGAATCTACAAGCGAACCTAGAACTTGCATCAAATCGATCATGGGTTCAGCAACAACACCACCAAAGATACCAGAGTGTAAATCTGCACTTGGACCTTCAATAATGGTTTGATAGTAGTTGCAACCTCTTAGACCATAAGTCAAAACGGGCTTCTTAGTACCTAACCAATAATTATCGGAAATACAAACGGCGTCGACACCTTTGAAGTAACCATTGGCCTCCTTTTTAATCAATTCATCTAATTTCAGAGAACCACTCTCCTCCATTCCTTCGAAACAAGTAACCAAGTTAACGGGGAATTCTTGTCCGGATGCTTTAAAGGCGTCCACAACGTTAATCCAAGATAATAAGGGACCCGTGTCATCAGTGACACCCCTGCCTTTCATAATACCTTTTGCCTCATCAATGACAAGCTTGAATGGCTCAGTATCCCAACCGTCCTCCAATTGAGCAGGTTGCACGTCATAATGACCGTATACCAGCACAGTCTTTTTCGAAGGGTCGTCACCGAACCTGGATAGAATCACAGGTGGTAAAGACAAATTTGGCGTAGAAATTGGTGGAGGCTGAATGCCCAGGTCCACCATCTTAATGTCATGGAACCCTGATTGCGAAAGTTGCTCAGAGATAAACTTGGCCTTGTCAAAGACTTTGGGCCTTAGTGACTCATCTGAAGAAACAGCGGGGATTTGAATAGCCTTGGTCAATCTGCTGAAGAATTGAGGCTTTAAAGTGTCaatcttttggaaaactgaAGTAAGTGAGTGAGACATGCTTGCGTACGATGCTCTGGAGCAACTGAACTaacaatgaaagaaaagtcGAGTGATAAGAAGAACAGGTTGCTATTATGctgtatcttttttttgacacATTTTTTCGTAGCCGTTTTGAATGACGATTATAAGGGATATTGCCAAAAAATGCTGTGGCATTGGTCAACTAAAAGGAATACAATACTTATTCTGAGGACATCCCCAAGTTCTTAGCCTACTGACTGGGGGGCACAATACGGTGTCGACCTATCGATTACTCGAGGAACTCAACCGGCGCCTTGTTTGGTTTCCCTTCGCTGGTTGGAGCGACATCGGAGTTACTGATCCAAGGATTTGGGAACTGTCTTGTCAACATGACTTTTAGAAAAGATAACAGGGATTTTCCCTTCTTGTATATGCTAATTTTGTCTGACTGCTTAATTCAAAGGGCTCTGCGTCAAAAGTAGGAAGTTCTTCTGCCTTATTAAGCAGTTTTTCAATCGAatataattgaaaaactaaTTAGTCTCACAAGGCAATCAGACCGTAAAGAGAAGAGCAGCAAGACAACATCTGATATGGCCAACCAGGTAAGTAAAAAATGTTCTGTTTCAAGCCC includes:
- the KEG1 gene encoding Keg1p (Integral membrane protein of the ER~similar to YFR042W); this encodes MAGIRFTHKLYQYYQLATSFLYAALLIRWLILMPLVGSRFLPGGIHEFLIYLMLCSSLVEVIWLLRFHGLKNGLLSRTFLKDLDFIYLVRVIHFYDDYEHALILKNASYSSFIICLSLSQAYCHWCKLFKRKGVKERTLVWKVNTFITLPILYLSEFALLLLNIQIKNYHSTPTLDVINRVVLLAYFPILLTAYKKLLTK
- the OSW7 gene encoding Osw7p (Protein involved in outer spore wall assembly~similar to YFR039C) translates to MKAVFKVMTALLACLFIARYLVCQQNGLGNFATDLQPICQHTEFSVDSLFHSKLLEGSAVADYLVEKYSQSIRPLVEKYPNSPLRRIVAHLYRFWYNVFSFLRLKELCCSVHSKLGPLLNHLRIAWYYLKPYTDNVKNVLENPFNSSTNWMRYGSFSVDGTQTKAIFETDSETEDFEDEDEDEDEDDADAEIEDGSNEYEFEEEQDDHENSQIVTAAILQDLSKIIIGSNSHIELETYEPQSLKMEYEAWIKAIDSKIHKAATLLDSEIQCVFETEMRNKSMEITSKLDDLNKTVCEQLRFLDLKIKDINCTSKFDPTQNKIKYFDETGQVELETYVTKSSITSILKNYKLHLLDFEKSLFRSLDSFLTEMAKLAESIRLENVEVYEEWGDIMVSQWSQRMAYMDIRSLHLKDQYDPEYIEENHFNWLRFMKLKKKVISERNHLVKHDLDMTSILEWITKLKTDFQGTKNNIQDTFLQRMNAADTLFKNRELKEQLEEEFVRQEH
- the DUG1 gene encoding metallodipeptidase (Cys-Gly metallo-di-peptidase~similar to YFR044C), which gives rise to MSHSLTSVFQKIDTLKPQFFSRLTKAIQIPAVSSDESLRPKVFDKAKFISEQLSQSGFHDIKMVDLGIQPPPISTPNLSLPPVILSRFGDDPSKKTVLVYGHYDVQPAQLEDGWDTEPFKLVIDEAKGIMKGRGVTDDTGPLLSWINVVDAFKASGQEFPVNLVTCFEGMEESGSLKLDELIKKEANGYFKGVDAVCISDNYWLGTKKPVLTYGLRGCNYYQTIIEGPSADLHSGIFGGVVAEPMIDLMQVLGSLVDSRGKILIDGIDEMVAPLTEKEKALYKDIEFSVEELNAATGSKTSLYDKKEDILMHRWRYPSLSIHGVEGAFSAQGAKTVIPAKVFGKFSIRTVPDMDSEKLTSLVQKHCDAKFKSLNSPNKCRTELIHDGAYWVSDPFNAQFTAAKKATKLVYGVDPDFTREGGSIPITLTFQDALNTSVLLLPMGRGDDGAHSINEKLDISNFVGGMKTMAAYLQYYSESPEN
- the ERJ5 gene encoding Erj5p (Type I membrane protein with a J domain~similar to YFR041C), producing MNNYWKLMLVVLGLLSLSYAFTTIETEIFQLQNEISTKYGPDMNFYKFLKLPKLQKSSTKEITKNLRKLSKKYHPDKNPKYRKLYERLNLATQILSNGSNRKIYDYYLQNGFPNYDFHKGGFYFTRVKPKTWFILAFIWIIINIGQYIISVIQYRSQRSRIESFISQCKQQDDTNGLGVKELTFKQHEEDEGKNLVVRFSDVYVVEPDGNETLISPDTLNKPSIKNCLFWKIPASIWNGTLGRFVGSTPEEEIIRDSKKYDGEQTRKRNKVKRNPAKKGQKKMELPNGKVIYSRK
- the IRC6 gene encoding Irc6p (similar to YFR043C); this translates as MNTLQYPQNKILVLSDHPHNLLKTQLLQDLFHCTSISVSIVKDQTWENKYYKTHFDLYIDSCKEIPVWIEEFITPECEPLRNVMAGIILITDIRLTKPQELLQQFLAAVHRNTFVVLVNVNEEVEQEEIDDLNEIWSNAFTNIIEFINWTRSKPTINHNEYGEKLGLDRIQEIIDTHDWLNCELLPVTTIKEEMPKEMPLEQIIGNLQNARLKYKSMKNSSEADAFANEMADELSKFL
- the SAP155 gene encoding Sap155p (Protein required for function of the Sit4p protein phosphatase~similar to YFR040W), producing MSFWPFGQNLNHSNINKILDEYFHVLHELERINPSVGKAIPAIFNNVQQRGTNDSLDSIPEEYSHGDEVKAGGGDQKSRFEKDDQQERYEKEEEERSMNSSESSTTSFSSGSTSKTDLDEEDISNATAPMMVTTKNLDNSFIERMLVETELLNELSRQNKTLLDFICFGFFFDKKTNKKVNNMEYLVDQLMECISKIKTATTVDLNNLIDYQEQQQLDDSSQEDIYVESDTEQEEEREDDNISNKKRRKRGSPSFSNNDNDDNNNDDANDDDESAYLTKATIISEIFSLDIWLVSESLVKNQSYLNKIWSIINQSNFNSENSPLVPIFLKINQNLLLTRQDQYLNFIRTERSFVDDMLKHVDISLLMDFFLKIISTDKIESPTGIIELVYDQNLISKCLSFLNNRESPADIQACVGDFLKALIAISANAPLDDISIGPNSLTRQLASPESIEKLVDIMINQRGAALNTTVSIVIELIRKNNSDYDQVNLLTTTIKTHPPSNRDPIYLGYLLRKFSNHLSDFFQIILDIENDPNIPLHENQLHEKFKPLGFERFKVVELIAELLHCSNMGLMNSKRAERIARRRDKVRSQLSHHLQDALNDLSIEEKEQLKTKHSPTRNINDDLTNKSSKNNNDNNDNDDESDYGDEIDESFEIPYINMKQNTKLRTDPTVGDLFKIKLYDTRIVSKIMELFLTHPWNNFWHNVIFDIIQQIFNGRMDFSYNSFLVLSLFNLKSSYQFMTDIIIPDETGTDVSRFTPVPIDPNFDFKITADFILKGYQDSYKFYELRKMNLGYMGHIVLIAEEVVKFSKLYKVELISPDIQVILQTEEWQYYSEEVLNETRMMYSKILGGGSYIDDGNGNIIPQLPDNSSVLTPNGDANNSNEIFDSDTGISNGTNGGGQLINVESLEEQLSLSTESDLHNKLREMLINRAQEDVDNKNTENGVFILGPPEDKNNNSNINNNNHNTTNNNNNDNNDNDNDNARNYNEDADNDNDYDHE